In Streptomyces erythrochromogenes, the DNA window CAGGCTCTGTACGAGATGGAGCTGGTCGGCCACGACTTCTATCTGTTCGTCGACTCCGAGACGAAGTTGCCCAGTGTCGTCTACCGGCGTCACGCCTATGACTACGGCGTCATCCACGTGAACCCCGACGGTGCCTCCAGCTCGGAGGAGCCGCGGGGCGGCGCGGGTGGCGCGCTCGGCGGCTGAGCAGACCGTTCGCTGCCCCCGCGGGACGCTCCGGCGCCTCCGCGGGGGCACCTGCATGGCGGGTATGCGCCAGGAGGTCCGCCGGCATCCCCCGCGGCGTGGTGCGGGCATGGAATCATGGCGGGCAGTCAACCGGCTGCGGAACGTGTCCGGTTGGCTCGGCAGCTCAGCACCATGCAGGGGGAGGGACGATGGCGGACAGCTTCGGTCCGGTACGCGCGGGCGACGGCGCGGCCTGCCGCGGGTCGGACCCGTCGGAGGAAACCGACGGTGCGCCGGCCGGGGAGCCCATCCGGGTCCTCGTGGTCGACGACCACGCGCTCTTCAGGCGGGGACTGGAGATCGTCCTCGCCCAGGAGGAGGACATCCAGGTGGTCGGCGAGGCCGGGGACGGCGCGGAGGCGGTCGACAAGGCGGCCGACCTGCTGCCGGACATCGTGCTGATGGACGTGCGGATGCCCCGGCGCGGCGGCATCGAGGCGTGCACCTCGATCAAGGAGGTGGCCCCCTCCGCGAAGATCATCATGTTGACGATCAGCGACGAGGAGGCGGACCTCTACGACGCGATCAAGGCGGGCGCCACCGGCTACCTCCTGAAGGAGATCTCCACGGACGAGGTGGCCACGGCGATCCGGGCGGTGGCCGACGGCCAGTCGCAGATCAGCCCGTCGATGGCGTCGAAGCTCCTCACCGAGTTCAAGTCGATGATCCAGCGGACCGACGAGCGGCGGCTGGTGCCGGCGCCGAGGCTGACGGACCGGGAGCTGGAGGTCCTCAAGCTGGTGGCCACCGGCATGAACAACCGCGACATCGCGAAGGAGTTGTTCATCTCCGAGAACACCGTGAAGAACCACGTCCGCAACATCCTGGAGAAGCTCCAGCTGCACTCCAGGATGGAGGCCGTGGTCTACGCGATGCGGGAGAAGATCCTGGAGATCCGCTAGCCTCCCGACCCGGGGCCGGCAGCGGGCCCGTCAGGCGCCCAGTGCCGCCAGTTCGGCCGTCACCGCCGAGGCCTCGGCGGCGCTCTGCGCGCGGTCCACGCGGACCGCGTCGCAGCCCACCCACTCCGCGGCCTCCCGCAGGGCCCGCGCCATCGGGGCGGCGGCCGCGGGAGAGGTCAGGGAGAGCTGCCGGGCGACCAGCGTGCGGCCCTCGCGGGCCGGGTCGACGCGGCCCTGGAGCCGGCCGCCCGCCAGCAGCGGCATCGCGAAGTACCCGTGTATCCGCTTCGGCTTGGGGACGTACGCCTCCAGGCGGTGCGTGAAGCCGAAGATCCGCTCCGTGCGCGGACGGTCCCAGACCAGGGAGTCGAAGGGGGACAGCAGCGTCGTGCGGTGGCGGCCCCGCGGAGCCGTCGCGAGGGCCGACGGGTCCGCCCAGGCCGGCTTGGACCAGCCCTCCACTTCCACCGGGACCAGCCCGGAGTCCGCGACGACCGCGTCGAACTGCTCCCCCTTGAGCCGGTGGTAGTCCGCGATGTCGGCGCGGGTGCCGACGCCGAGGGACCGGCCGGCCAGGGCGACCAGGCGGCGCAGGCACTCGCGGTCGTCCAGGTCGTCGTGGAGCAGCGCGTCGGGCACGGCCCGCTCGGGGAGGTCGTAGACCCGCTTCCAGCCGCGGCGCTCGCTGCACACCACCTCTCCGGTGTCGAGCAGCCACTCCACCGCGATCTTGGTCTCGGACCATTCGAACCACTCGCCGCCGTTCTTGGCGCCGCCCAGCTCGGTGGAGGTCAGCGGGCCGTCCGCCTTCAGCCGGTCCAGGACCGCCCGCGTCGAGTGCTGCTTGTCCTCGAGGATGTGCCAGCGGTGACCGCGCGCCCGGTTGGCCCGGCGGCGGAAGGCGAAATGCGGCCATTCCTCGATGGGCAGGATGCAGGCCGCGTGCGACCAGTACTCGAAGGCGTGCCGATCGGTCCAGTAGGCCTTCTCCACGGCGTCCCGGCCGACCGCGCCGAGCCGTGCGTACGGGATCAGCTCGTGCGAGCGGGCCAGCACCGAGATGGTGTCGAGCTGGACGGCGCCCAGGTGGCGCAGGACCCCGCGGACCCCGCCGCGACGGTCGGGGGCTCCGAGGAAGCCCTGCGCGCGCAGGGCGATCCGGCGGGCCTCGTCGGCGGACAGGGACACGGTCGGCGGCGGCAGGCTGGTCATGCGCCGAAGCCTAGGGCGTGCCACTG includes these proteins:
- a CDS encoding response regulator → MADSFGPVRAGDGAACRGSDPSEETDGAPAGEPIRVLVVDDHALFRRGLEIVLAQEEDIQVVGEAGDGAEAVDKAADLLPDIVLMDVRMPRRGGIEACTSIKEVAPSAKIIMLTISDEEADLYDAIKAGATGYLLKEISTDEVATAIRAVADGQSQISPSMASKLLTEFKSMIQRTDERRLVPAPRLTDRELEVLKLVATGMNNRDIAKELFISENTVKNHVRNILEKLQLHSRMEAVVYAMREKILEIR
- a CDS encoding winged helix-turn-helix domain-containing protein → MTSLPPPTVSLSADEARRIALRAQGFLGAPDRRGGVRGVLRHLGAVQLDTISVLARSHELIPYARLGAVGRDAVEKAYWTDRHAFEYWSHAACILPIEEWPHFAFRRRANRARGHRWHILEDKQHSTRAVLDRLKADGPLTSTELGGAKNGGEWFEWSETKIAVEWLLDTGEVVCSERRGWKRVYDLPERAVPDALLHDDLDDRECLRRLVALAGRSLGVGTRADIADYHRLKGEQFDAVVADSGLVPVEVEGWSKPAWADPSALATAPRGRHRTTLLSPFDSLVWDRPRTERIFGFTHRLEAYVPKPKRIHGYFAMPLLAGGRLQGRVDPAREGRTLVARQLSLTSPAAAAPMARALREAAEWVGCDAVRVDRAQSAAEASAVTAELAALGA